In Vitis vinifera cultivar Pinot Noir 40024 chromosome 17, ASM3070453v1, one genomic interval encodes:
- the LOC100243878 gene encoding cytochrome P450 CYP736A12 has translation MALFTVPILLVILGALWITLSQLKQLRASHQKLPPGPWGLPVIGCLHMLGNLPHRNLTRLAKKYGPIMYMRLGCVPTVIVSSAQATKLFLKTHDVVFASRPKLQAFEHLTYGTKGIAFSEYGPYWRNVRKLCTVELLNTAKINSFASVRKEEVGMLVQSLKEMAAAGEVVDISTKVAQVVEDISYRMVFGRNKDGMIDLKTLVREGTRLAGTFNLGDYFPFLGPLDLQGLVQRFKAINKAADEVLEKIIDRRIQDGGKDHNHSNFIDIMLSLMSNFSNLRSESSYIIDRTNVKAILLDMLVGGIDSSSTTIEWVFSELLRHPRVMRQLQHELQNVVKMDRMVDESDLENLVYLNMVVKEVLRLHPIGPFLVPHASTEDITIEGHFIPKRSTILINTWAIGRDPNFWSDNVDEFLPERFINSNIDLQGRDFELIPFGSGRRGCPGIQLGLRTVRLVLAQLLHCFNWELPNDMSSDDLDMSEKFGLTMPRVNHLYAIPTYRLLI, from the exons ATGGCTCTCTTCACCGTTCCTATTCTCCTAGTCATTCTTGGAGCCTTATGGATCACCTTATCACAGCTAAAACAACTACGAGCAAGCCACCAGAAACTGCCACCCGGTCCCTGGGGGTTACCAGTTATTGGTTGCCTCCATATGCTGGGAAACCTTCCTCACCGCAACCTCACCCGGTTAGCCAAGAAGTATGGTCCCATCATGTATATGCGACTGGGGTGTGTTCCAACTGTCATAGTCTCATCGGCCCAAGCCACCAAGCTATTCCTCAAAACCCATGATGTTGTGTTTGCCAGCCGGCCTAAGCTCCAAGCCTTCGAGCACCTGACCTACGGGACTAAGGGCATTGCCTTTAGCGAGTATGGTCCTTACTGGCGCAATGTTAGAAAATTGTGTACAGTTGAGCTTCTTAATACTGCAAAAATCAACTCCTTTGCCTCAGTGAGGAAGGAGGAGGTAGGGATGTTGGTGCAGTCACTTAAAGAAATGGCAGCAGCTGGAGAGGTGGTGGATATCAGTACAAAGGTTGCTCAGGTTGTCGAAGATATTTCGTACCGGATGGTTTTTGGGCGCAACAAGGATGGGATGATTGACTTGAAAACCCTTGTCCGAGAGGGCACCAGGTTGGCAGGGACTTTTAATCTTGGAGATTATTTTCCCTTCCTTGGGCCTCTTGACCTTCAG GGGTTAGTTCAACGTTTCAAGGCAATTAACAAGGCTGCAGATGAAGTCTTAGAGAAAATAATTGATAGACGTATACAAGATGGTGGCAAAGATCATAACCATTCCAATTTCATTGACATCATGTTATCCTTGATGAGTAACTTCAGTAATCTTCGTAGTGAGTCTTCGTACATCATTGATCGGACAAATGTGAAAGCAATTTTATTGGACATGCTTGTGGGTGGTATCGACTCTTCAAGCACTACGATTGAATGGGTTTTCTCAGAACTCCTACGACATCCTAGAGTAATGAGACAACTTCAACATGAACTACAAAATGTAGTTAAAATGGATCGCATGGTAGATGAAAGTGATTTGGAAAATTTAGTATACTTGAATATGGTGGTCAAAGAGGTCCTGAGACTACACCCAATTGGACCATTTTTAGTCCCACATGCGTCCACGGAGGACATTACAATTGAAGGACATTTCATACCCAAAAGGTCAACAATTCTTATAAATACATGGGCTATTGGAAGAGATCCTAATTTTTGGTCTGACAATGTTGATGAATTTTTACCGGAGAGGTTTATTAACAGCAATATAGACCTCCAAGGACGTGACTTTGAGCTTATTCCATTTGGATCTGGTCGTCGAGGATGTCCTGGGATACAACTAGGTCTGAGAACTGTTCGACTTGTGTTAGCTCAATTGCTGCATTGTTTCAACTGGGAGTTACCAAACGATATGTCATCAGATGACTTGGATATGAGCGAAAAATTTGGTTTAACAATGCCAAGGGTCAATCACTTATACGCCATCCCAACTTatagattattaatttaa
- the LOC100262749 gene encoding cytochrome P450 CYP736A12, translating to MALFTIPILLVLLAAFWITLSQLKHITTHRKLPPGPWGLPIIGSLHLLGNLPHRSLSRLAKKYGSIMFMRLGSVPTIVVSSPQAAKLFLKTHDAVFASRAKLQGVEYLTYGTKGIAFSEYGLYLRNVRKLCALKLFSTAKINSFASMRGEAIGLFVQSLKEMAAAGNVVDISTRVAEVIEDMAYRMVFGHDKDEMIDLKTLIGEATSLAGTFNIADYLPFLGSFDLQGLTRRFQAASEAIDEVLEKIIDKHTKDARDGVNHMNFMDIMLSLMSKSNDFKDEPLYAIDRTNVKAIILDILVGGIDSSLISVDWALAELLRHPRVMKKVQEELKNVVGMGRTVEESDLKSLIYMNMVLKEALRLHPVGPFLIPRESVEHSTINEHYIPKKARILINTWAIGRDPNAWSNNAEEFFPERFIDNNIDLYGHDFELIPFGSGRRRCPGIQLGLITVQLILAQLVHCFDWELPNDMSPSDLNMREKFGLTMPRANHLIAKPTYRLHI from the exons ATGGCTCTCTTCACCATTCCTATTCTCCTAGTCCTCCTTGCAGCCTTTTGGATCACTTTATCACAGCTCAAACACATCACAACCCACCGGAAACTGCCACCGGGTCCCTGGGGGTTACCAATTATTGGTAGCCTCCACTTGTTGGGCAATCTTCCTCACCGCAGCCTTAGCCGCTTAGCCAAGAAGTATGGGTCCATCATGTTTATGCGACTGGGGTCTGTTCCAACTATCGTAGTCTCATCGCCCCAAGCTGCCAAGCTATTTCTCAAAACCCATGATGCTGTATTTGCCAGCCGGGCTAAACTGCAAGGAGTCGAGTACTTGACCTATGGGACAAAGGGCATTGCCTTTAGCGAGTACGGTCTCTACTTGCGTAATGTTAGAAAATTGTGTGCATTAAAGCTTTTTAGTACTGCTAAAATCAATTCCTTTGCCTCAATGAGGGGGGAGGCGATAGGGTTGTTTGTGCAGTCACTAAAAGAAATGGCGGCAGCAGGAAACGTGGTGGATATTAGTACAAGGGTTGCCGAGGTCATCGAAGATATGGCGTACCGGATGGTTTTTGGACACGACAAGGATGAGATGATTGACCTGAAAACCCTAATTGGAGAGGCCACCAGCTTGGCTGGAACTTTCAATATTGCAGATTACTTGCCCTTCTTAGGGTCATTTGACCTTCAG GGATTGACTCGACGCTTCCAGGCAGCCAGTGAAGCTATAGATGAAGTCTTGGAGAAAATAATTGACAAGCATACAAAAGATGCTAGGGATGGAGTGAATCATATGAATTTCATGGACATCATGCTATCACTGATGAGTAAGTCCAATGATTTTAAGGATGAGCCTTTGTACGCCATTGATCGAACAAATGTCAAAGCAATCATATTGGACATCCTTGTCGGTGGAATCGACTCTTCGCTTATTTCCGTCGACTGGGCTCTCGCAGAACTACTACGACATCCAAGGGTGATGAAAAAGGTTCAAGAAGAGTTGAAGAATGTCGTTGGCATGGGTCGAACAGTAGAAGAGAGTGATTTGAAAAGTTTAATTTACATGAATATGGTGTTGAAGGAAGCCTTGAGACTACACCCAGTCGGACCTTTCTTGATCCCACGTGAGTCTGTAGAGCATAGCACAATCAATGAGCATTACATACCTAAGAAAGCAAGAATTCTCATAAATACATGGGCCATTGGAAGAGACCCTAACGCTTGGTCCAATAATGCAGAGGAATTCTTTCCTGAGAGGTTCATTGATAACAATATAGATCTTTATGGACATGATTTTGAGCTTATTCCATTTGGATCAGGCCGGCGAAGGTGTCCTGGAATTCAGCTAGGTCTAATAACTGTTCAACTTATACTAGCTCAGTTGGTGCATTGTTTTGATTGGGAGTTACCAAATGACATGTCACCTAGTGACTTGAACATGAGAGAGAAATTTGGTTTAACAATGCCCAGAGCTAATCACTTGATTGCCAAGCCAACTTATCGTTTGCATATCTAA
- the LOC100267898 gene encoding LOW QUALITY PROTEIN: cytochrome P450 CYP736A12 (The sequence of the model RefSeq protein was modified relative to this genomic sequence to represent the inferred CDS: inserted 1 base in 1 codon; substituted 1 base at 1 genomic stop codon) has product MALFTVAILLVILGAMWVTLSHLKLRAGYRKLPPGPWGLPIIGSLHMLGSLPHRNLSRLAKKYGPIMFMRLGCVPTIVVSSPEAAKLVMKTHDVVFASRPKLQAFEYLSYGAKGVAFTEYGPYWRHVRKLCALELFSSAKINSFASVRKEEXGLLVKSVKDMASAGEVVDISAMVAGVVEDMAYRMVFGRNKVQIIDLKTLIREFTRLAGTFNLADYVPFLGPLDLQGPTQLLRTNSEAIDEFLEKIIDKHIQDVSKDEVNHMNFIDVVLSLMNKSNNYEDESLYAIDRKNVKAIILDALAGGTDTSITSIEWILSELLRHPRVMRQLQEELKNVVGMRRMVEESDLENLDYLNMVVKETLRLHPTTPLLIPHESMEDIVINGYYIPKKLRILINAWTIRRDPNVWSNNVEEFFPERFAENNIDLQGHDFELTPFGSGRXMCPGIQLGLINVRLVVSQLVHCFNWKLPNDTPPNELNMKEKFGLTMPRADHLLAIPTYRLAA; this is encoded by the exons ATGGCTCTTTTCACCGTTGCTATTCTCCTAGTCATCCTTGGAGCCATGTGGGTCACTTTATCACACCTAAAACTCCGGGCAGGCTACCGGAAACTGCCACCGGGACCTTGGGGTTTACCAATTATTGGTAGCCTCCACATGTTGGGGAGCCTGCCTCACCGTAACCTTAGCCGCTTGGCCAAGAAGTATGGGCCTATCATGTTTATGCGACTGGGGTGTGTTCCAACTATCGTAGTGTCGTCGCCTGAAGCCGCCAAGCTAGTCATGAAAACCCATGATGTTGTGTTTGCTAGCCGTCCAAAACTCCAGGCCTTTGAATACCTGAGCTACGGGGCTAAGGGCGTTGCATTTACGGAGTATGGTCCGTACTGGCGGCATGTGAGAAAATTGTGTGCATTGGAGCTTTTTAGCAGTGCAAAAATCAATTCCTTTGCCTCAGTGAGGAAGGAGG GTGGGTTGTTAGTGAAGTCAGTTAAGGACATGGCGAGTGCTGGAGAGGTGGTGGATATCAGCGCAATGGTAGCTGGGGTTGTCGAAGATATGGCGTATCGAATGGTTTTTG GACGTAACAAGGTCCAGATTATTGACTTGAAAACACTAATTCGAGAGTTCACTAGGTTGGCAGGAACTTTTAATCTTGCAGACTATGTGCCATTCCTAGGCCCTCTTGACCTTCAG gGACCGACTCAACTCCTTCGCACAAATAGTGAGGCTATAGATGAATTCTTGGAGAAGATAATTGATAAGCATATACAAGATGTTAGCAAAGATGAAGTAAATCATATGAATTTCATTGATGTTGTGCTATCACTAATGAATAAGTCAAACAATTATGAGGATGAGTCGTTATATGCGATTGATCGAAAAAATGTCAAAGCAATCATCTTGGATGCACTTGCGGGTGGAACTGACACTTCAATTACTTCAATTGAGTGGATTCTCTCTGAACTACTAAGGCATCCAAGAGTGATGAGACAACTTCAAGAAGAGTTAAAGAATGTAGTTGGCATGCGTCGAATGGTGGAAGAGTCTGACTTGGAAAATTTGGACTACTTGAATATGGTGGTGAAAGAAACCTTAAGGCTGCATCCTACTACACCACTTCTAATTCCACATGAGTCTATGGAAGATATTGTAATTAATGGATATTACATACCTAAGAAGTTAAGAATTCTGATAAATGCGTGGACAATTAGAAGAGATCCTAATGTTTGGTCTAACAATGTTGAAGAATTCTTTCCTGAGAGGTTCGCTGAAAACAATATTGACCTTCAAGGGCATGATTTTGAACTCACTCCATTTGGATCAGGTCGTTGAATGTGCCCTGGAATTCAATTGGGTCTAATAAATGTTCGACTCGTAGTATCTCAGTTAGTGCATTGTTTCAATTGGAAGTTACCAAATGACACACCACCTAACGAATTGAACATGAAAGAGAAATTTGGTTTGACAATGCCGAGGGCTGATCACTTGTTAGCCATACCAACTTATCGATTAGCTGCTTAA